One Echinicola strongylocentroti DNA window includes the following coding sequences:
- a CDS encoding nuclear transport factor 2 family protein, translating to MTEKGKFLKQFNEAFAASDVDYIAAHVTEDIEWTIVGDKTLKGKAAFIEALEKMAVDTTGKAEIEQVITHGKEAAVRGTIIMETEKVRRFAFCDTYVFSGFKNPKIKQMVSFVQEVS from the coding sequence ATGACCGAAAAAGGAAAATTCCTAAAGCAGTTCAATGAGGCTTTTGCTGCCAGCGATGTGGACTATATCGCCGCACATGTCACAGAGGATATCGAGTGGACCATTGTCGGCGACAAGACGCTAAAGGGCAAAGCTGCTTTTATAGAAGCACTTGAAAAAATGGCCGTAGATACCACCGGAAAAGCAGAGATCGAACAGGTCATCACCCATGGTAAAGAAGCCGCCGTAAGGGGCACGATAATCATGGAAACCGAAAAAGTCAGGAGGTTTGCCTTCTGCGACACGTACGTGTTCAGTGGATTTAAAAATCCCAAAATCAAACAAATGGTCTCTTTTGTCCAAGAAGTCAGTTAA
- a CDS encoding VOC family protein, protein MLQSNLAFSSFAVKDLAKAHKFYGEVLGLEVTENNMGILEVKTSGNQPIIIYPKPDHQPAVFTVLNFVVDNIESAVDALIGKGIHFEQYTGDIQTDAKGICRNEEGPQVAWFKDPEGNILSVLEE, encoded by the coding sequence ATGTTACAATCCAATCTTGCATTCAGTAGTTTTGCTGTAAAAGACCTCGCCAAGGCCCATAAATTCTATGGGGAGGTATTAGGACTTGAGGTAACCGAAAACAACATGGGCATTCTGGAAGTGAAGACTTCCGGCAACCAACCCATCATTATCTATCCCAAACCTGATCATCAGCCGGCAGTCTTTACGGTGTTGAATTTTGTGGTGGACAATATCGAAAGTGCCGTGGACGCCCTTATCGGCAAAGGCATTCATTTCGAGCAATATACCGGGGATATCCAAACCGATGCGAAGGGTATCTGCAGAAATGAGGAAGGTCCCCAAGTCGCCTGGTTCAAGGACCCCGAAGGAAACATCCTATCGGTGCTGGAGGAGTAA
- a CDS encoding S1/P1 nuclease, with amino-acid sequence MKKLFFALVLCTMINAQSFGWGKTGHRVVGQIAEWHLSKKAQRTIAAILGPTSLAMTANWMDEVRSDRAYDYAYTWHFLTVHEGKGYEPEIQEKDGDAYGVMLRLIDELKNKPLSLTKRQENLKMLIHIVGDLHQPLHVGTGEDKGGNEVEVTYFGQTTNLHTVWDTKVIDRQKLSYTELADHLNRKADKTTVKELQAAPYADWLKEAVHLRGIVYDLPESKRLSYEYDFVTFPVIEEQLLAGGIRLAGILNEIYG; translated from the coding sequence ATGAAAAAGCTTTTCTTTGCGCTTGTGCTTTGCACCATGATAAATGCCCAATCCTTTGGTTGGGGAAAAACAGGCCATCGGGTAGTCGGCCAGATTGCCGAATGGCACCTTAGCAAAAAGGCCCAGCGAACTATTGCCGCCATCCTTGGCCCCACCTCTTTGGCCATGACGGCCAACTGGATGGACGAAGTCCGCTCAGACAGGGCATATGACTATGCCTATACGTGGCATTTTTTGACCGTCCATGAAGGCAAGGGCTATGAGCCTGAGATCCAGGAAAAAGATGGTGATGCCTATGGCGTCATGCTACGGCTTATCGATGAGCTCAAAAACAAGCCCCTTTCATTGACCAAAAGGCAAGAAAACCTGAAAATGCTCATCCACATCGTGGGCGACCTTCACCAGCCGCTCCATGTAGGCACCGGAGAAGACAAAGGTGGCAACGAAGTGGAAGTCACCTATTTTGGCCAAACCACCAACCTACATACCGTGTGGGACACCAAGGTCATTGACCGTCAAAAACTGAGCTATACCGAGCTTGCCGATCACCTGAATAGAAAAGCCGACAAAACCACCGTAAAAGAGCTACAGGCTGCCCCATATGCCGATTGGCTAAAAGAGGCTGTCCACCTACGCGGCATCGTTTACGATCTCCCTGAAAGTAAGCGATTATCTTACGAATATGATTTTGTCACTTTCCCCGTGATCGAAGAGCAGTTGCTGGCCGGAGGAATTAGGTTGGCGGGCATTCTCAATGAAATTTACGGATAA
- a CDS encoding fibrobacter succinogenes major paralogous domain-containing protein, giving the protein MKWENNEDSEYVLSRLDADRNVTNFFYPPSVASSDENICPCNWHVSTDEDWKTLERHLGIAESDLESTHHLRGIAAELADKVMANDWSDYYPTNFTDVTTSNASKFSAYPTGGIDWDYESDYYFSINADDVGIWYSISDEARASNLFSRAIAPNGNGVYDGSAIHRGRSGYGSHLPIRCVKD; this is encoded by the coding sequence ATGAAATGGGAAAATAATGAGGACTCGGAATATGTCCTCAGCAGATTGGATGCTGACCGCAACGTGACCAATTTCTTTTATCCCCCTTCCGTGGCATCCAGTGATGAAAATATCTGTCCCTGCAACTGGCACGTGAGTACGGATGAGGACTGGAAGACCCTAGAGCGGCATCTCGGCATCGCAGAAAGTGACCTGGAAAGCACTCACCACCTTCGAGGCATCGCTGCCGAACTGGCCGATAAGGTCATGGCCAATGACTGGTCAGACTATTACCCGACCAACTTCACCGATGTCACCACCTCCAATGCGTCCAAGTTCTCTGCCTATCCTACTGGAGGCATTGACTGGGACTACGAGAGCGATTATTACTTTAGCATCAATGCCGATGATGTCGGTATCTGGTACAGTATAAGTGATGAAGCTCGTGCCTCCAACCTGTTCAGCAGGGCCATTGCTCCCAATGGCAACGGCGTCTACGATGGCTCAGCCATCCACCGTGGAAGGTCAGGCTATGGCAGCCACCTACCCATCAGGTGCGTGAAAGATTGA
- a CDS encoding M20 metallopeptidase family protein, whose amino-acid sequence MLKDTIQQLAADQLSQTIEVRRHIHANPELSFEEHNTCAFVEKHLEEIGITTIQRKANTGLVALIEGKNPSKKVIALRADMDALPIIEQNDVPYKSKNEGVMHACGHDVHTSSLLGAARILHSVKDQFEGTVKLIFQPGEEKIPGGASLMIKDKALESPRPNGIVGQHVMPLIDAGKVGFRKGMYMASADELYLKVIGKGGHGAMPETLVDPILIASHIIVALQQVISRNASPKIPSVLSFGRIEALGATNVIPNEVNIQGTFRTLNEKWRAEAHKKMVKIAEGIAEGMGGSVDFEVRKGYPFLKNAPELTDRAYKAAQEYLGEENVEDLDIWMAAEDFSYYTQEMDGCFYRLGIRNEEKGITSGVHTPTFDIDESALEVGAGLMAWIAINELMSEA is encoded by the coding sequence ATGCTGAAAGACACCATCCAACAGCTGGCTGCAGACCAACTCAGCCAGACAATAGAAGTTCGTCGACATATCCATGCCAATCCGGAGCTCTCTTTCGAAGAGCACAATACCTGCGCTTTTGTAGAAAAGCATTTGGAGGAAATCGGCATTACCACTATTCAGCGCAAGGCCAACACTGGGCTGGTAGCGCTGATAGAAGGAAAAAACCCTTCCAAAAAAGTCATTGCTTTGCGGGCGGACATGGATGCCCTGCCCATCATCGAGCAAAATGATGTCCCCTATAAATCCAAAAATGAAGGGGTCATGCATGCCTGTGGACATGATGTACACACCTCGTCACTTTTGGGAGCAGCCCGGATCCTTCATTCGGTAAAAGACCAATTTGAGGGAACCGTCAAACTCATCTTTCAGCCAGGAGAAGAAAAAATTCCCGGAGGAGCTTCCCTAATGATCAAGGACAAGGCCCTCGAAAGCCCTCGACCAAATGGTATCGTAGGCCAGCATGTGATGCCCCTGATCGATGCCGGCAAAGTAGGTTTTCGCAAAGGCATGTACATGGCCAGTGCAGACGAGCTGTACCTAAAAGTCATCGGCAAAGGTGGCCACGGCGCCATGCCGGAGACTCTGGTCGATCCGATTCTGATTGCCTCACATATTATCGTGGCCCTTCAGCAGGTCATCAGCCGTAATGCCAGCCCGAAGATTCCTTCCGTCCTTAGCTTTGGCCGTATCGAAGCACTGGGAGCAACCAATGTCATCCCCAATGAAGTCAATATACAAGGTACTTTCCGCACACTGAACGAAAAGTGGCGGGCAGAAGCCCATAAGAAAATGGTCAAAATAGCGGAAGGTATCGCCGAAGGCATGGGTGGATCGGTGGATTTTGAGGTGCGAAAAGGTTATCCTTTCTTGAAAAACGCTCCAGAACTGACCGATCGGGCCTACAAGGCTGCCCAGGAATACCTTGGTGAGGAAAATGTGGAAGACTTGGACATCTGGATGGCAGCGGAGGACTTTTCCTACTACACCCAAGAAATGGACGGTTGTTTCTACCGATTGGGAATACGAAACGAAGAAAAAGGCATCACAAGTGGCGTCCATACGCCTACCTTTGACATTGATGAAAGCGCACTGGAAGTAGGCGCTGGATTGATGGCATGGATAGCCATCAATGAATTGATGTCAGAAGCATAA
- a CDS encoding VOC family protein, with product MIKINPYISFDGNCQEAMTFYQQCLGGDLQLMTMADGPMSEQTPKDQLSQIMHAELRNGDLVLMATDMQGPDGHQPGNDMGIQLTFDDEAEIHRCFDQLAEGGKVYEPVRKQFWGDTFGVLRDKFGKKWQVLLPDLSN from the coding sequence ATGATCAAGATAAATCCATACATAAGCTTTGACGGGAACTGTCAAGAAGCCATGACCTTTTATCAGCAATGTTTGGGAGGTGATCTCCAGTTGATGACCATGGCAGATGGTCCCATGTCCGAACAGACACCTAAGGACCAGCTGAGCCAGATCATGCATGCCGAACTTCGCAATGGTGATTTGGTACTGATGGCTACTGACATGCAAGGACCAGACGGTCACCAGCCAGGGAACGATATGGGCATTCAGCTTACCTTTGATGATGAAGCCGAAATACACCGATGCTTTGACCAGCTGGCCGAAGGTGGCAAAGTATATGAACCGGTGAGGAAGCAATTTTGGGGCGATACTTTCGGTGTCCTCCGGGACAAATTCGGCAAAAAATGGCAAGTGCTTTTACCCGACCTGTCTAATTGA
- a CDS encoding DinB family protein codes for MNTNKDVFAALKEISQQLITMLSSLSEKQLNTVPFEGSWTAGQVGNHLLKSYAAADILGGETSECHRKPDEKVWEVKNLFLDFTIKMDSPAEIVPDDGPIDKAALIPAIEKRLGQFMAFQESDVTRICGDFAIPEYGDFTRLEWLWFTVFHTRRHVYQLEKIKAKLTKSSFINVH; via the coding sequence ATGAACACTAATAAAGACGTATTCGCAGCACTCAAGGAAATCAGCCAACAACTGATCACCATGCTCAGCTCGCTATCCGAAAAACAGTTGAATACCGTTCCTTTTGAAGGTAGCTGGACGGCCGGACAGGTGGGAAACCATCTCCTGAAGTCCTACGCTGCGGCCGACATCTTGGGTGGCGAGACATCCGAATGCCATCGAAAACCAGATGAAAAAGTCTGGGAGGTAAAGAATTTATTCTTGGATTTTACCATCAAGATGGATTCTCCAGCGGAGATCGTACCAGATGATGGGCCTATCGATAAGGCGGCCCTGATTCCTGCCATCGAAAAGCGGTTAGGACAATTTATGGCTTTTCAGGAGTCCGATGTCACGCGGATTTGCGGTGATTTTGCCATTCCGGAATATGGTGATTTTACCCGACTGGAATGGCTTTGGTTTACGGTCTTCCATACCCGTCGGCATGTCTACCAACTAGAAAAAATCAAGGCCAAACTCACCAAAAGCTCCTTTATAAATGTCCATTAA
- a CDS encoding GlxA family transcriptional regulator, protein MKHVTILVPKGHFSVVNIEGTHHIFSWVNQWLAQSGRSPYFDIQLAGLSKPALQSTGLYEINPGRLISEVHKTDLIVIPAVHGDIDQVLEDNRPFIPWIINQYKAGAEVASLCIGAFLLAETGLLDGKKVATHWQFANDFRQRFSRAIMVDDKILTDSDGVYTSGGAFSFTSLLVYLIEKFQGREAAVLAAKSFMIDIDRNSQSPFILFSGQKEHHDDAVLNAQKFIEDNFQERVTVDDLASKFGVGRRSFERRFKQATSNTVVEYMQRVKIEAAKKEFEKAHKNVSEVMYDVGYSDTKAFRTVFRKITGLSPVQYRNKYAPQEVKKALLSK, encoded by the coding sequence ATGAAACATGTAACTATCCTTGTTCCCAAGGGACATTTCAGTGTGGTCAATATAGAAGGAACCCATCATATTTTTAGCTGGGTAAATCAATGGTTGGCCCAATCGGGGCGTTCACCATACTTTGACATTCAGTTGGCCGGTCTCTCTAAGCCTGCACTGCAAAGCACAGGTCTTTATGAAATCAATCCTGGACGGCTGATCAGCGAAGTGCATAAGACGGACTTGATCGTGATTCCAGCAGTTCATGGCGATATCGACCAGGTACTGGAGGACAACAGGCCATTTATTCCTTGGATTATCAACCAGTACAAGGCAGGGGCTGAAGTAGCCAGTTTGTGTATTGGCGCATTTTTGTTGGCAGAAACGGGGCTGTTGGATGGGAAAAAAGTGGCGACCCACTGGCAATTTGCCAATGACTTTCGCCAACGCTTTTCCAGGGCGATCATGGTGGATGATAAGATCCTGACCGATTCGGATGGGGTCTACACCAGTGGTGGTGCATTTTCCTTTACCAGTTTGTTGGTTTACCTTATCGAGAAGTTTCAAGGCAGAGAAGCAGCGGTGCTAGCAGCCAAGTCGTTTATGATTGATATTGATCGCAATAGCCAGTCTCCTTTTATCCTCTTTAGTGGTCAAAAAGAGCATCACGACGATGCCGTGCTCAATGCCCAAAAGTTCATCGAGGATAATTTTCAAGAAAGAGTCACCGTTGATGACTTGGCCAGTAAATTTGGAGTGGGCAGGAGGAGTTTTGAGCGGAGGTTTAAGCAAGCAACTAGCAATACCGTGGTGGAATATATGCAGCGGGTAAAGATCGAAGCAGCCAAAAAGGAGTTTGAAAAGGCCCATAAAAATGTCAGCGAGGTGATGTACGATGTCGGCTATAGCGACACCAAGGCCTTCAGAACGGTCTTTAGGAAAATCACAGGGCTATCGCCCGTCCAATACCGCAACAAGTACGCTCCCCAAGAGGTAAAGAAAGCGCTGTTGTCCAAATAG
- a CDS encoding M48 family metallopeptidase — MEFSDRKSLGITVLPNSEVKVKAPIGTSLAKVKEKLLKKAAWIIKQQSFFLSFEPKSLPKKYVSGETHLYLGRQYKLKVISGTEESVKLKGGLLIVNAINKETVRELVTSWYLDHARSLFPKIAKPLIEKFKKYKVEPSSLVFRDMPTRWGSCTTKGKIILNPELIKAPKGCIEYVIVHELCHLVYHDHTQKFFDLQTKELPDWDKWKMKLERLMA; from the coding sequence TTGGAATTTTCGGATAGAAAATCATTAGGTATTACTGTTTTGCCCAATTCGGAGGTAAAAGTAAAGGCGCCTATAGGTACTTCTTTGGCAAAAGTAAAAGAAAAGCTCCTTAAAAAAGCAGCATGGATCATTAAGCAACAAAGCTTTTTTCTTTCCTTTGAGCCCAAGTCACTTCCAAAGAAATATGTAAGTGGTGAAACGCACCTTTATTTGGGTAGACAATACAAACTCAAAGTTATATCAGGAACAGAAGAATCTGTTAAACTAAAAGGAGGATTGCTAATTGTCAATGCAATAAATAAGGAAACAGTAAGGGAATTAGTCACCAGTTGGTATTTAGATCATGCTAGGAGCCTATTTCCCAAGATTGCCAAGCCACTGATAGAAAAGTTCAAGAAATATAAAGTAGAGCCATCTTCTTTGGTTTTTAGGGATATGCCTACTAGATGGGGAAGTTGCACAACTAAAGGAAAGATTATTCTCAATCCGGAGCTAATTAAAGCTCCAAAGGGCTGTATAGAATATGTTATTGTTCACGAGTTGTGTCATCTTGTTTATCATGATCATACGCAGAAATTTTTCGACCTTCAAACCAAAGAGCTACCAGATTGGGATAAATGGAAAATGAAATTAGAGAGATTGATGGCTTAA
- a CDS encoding dihydrofolate reductase family protein, translating into MSINPPERRKILLSMMVSLDGYIEGEHKDISWHVWNREMDAYMMDLFATVDTFIYGRKSYELMLEYWPEQHGEFAQVMNTRPKLVFSKTLQKATWNATIQDEVDPITVQKLKERPGKDMVLFAGADLAHHFMKFHLIDEYRIIVNPVILGKGKRLFQDTGHPFSLTLKESVQFACGNMLLHYSDPKAV; encoded by the coding sequence ATGTCCATTAACCCACCAGAGCGGCGTAAAATCCTCTTGTCCATGATGGTCTCGCTCGATGGGTACATAGAGGGTGAGCATAAGGACATCAGTTGGCATGTGTGGAATCGTGAAATGGACGCGTATATGATGGATTTATTCGCCACGGTAGACACCTTTATCTATGGTCGCAAATCCTATGAGCTGATGCTGGAATATTGGCCTGAGCAGCATGGGGAGTTTGCGCAAGTGATGAATACAAGGCCCAAGCTGGTCTTTTCCAAAACACTCCAAAAGGCCACATGGAATGCCACCATCCAAGACGAGGTAGATCCAATCACCGTCCAAAAGCTAAAAGAACGGCCTGGCAAAGACATGGTGCTCTTCGCGGGGGCTGACTTGGCACATCACTTTATGAAATTCCATCTCATCGATGAATACCGAATCATCGTAAATCCCGTTATATTGGGAAAAGGGAAAAGACTATTTCAGGACACCGGGCATCCCTTTTCTTTGACCCTTAAGGAATCCGTACAGTTTGCCTGTGGCAATATGCTGCTACACTATTCCGACCCAAAAGCAGTGTAA
- a CDS encoding Ig-like domain-containing protein, with the protein MKLQSTLPAAIGVAMLFSCSNGDETPNDNQINLSESSIEIDVDQDIKLETSFNREGYSNNEFESDSPIVASVDSDGTITGKIKGETTIRVTTNDGQFSGECQVKVNPTNFLYVEPLFAFGEGMEYFKTHEQRTLGNQSDDGLVFNDSNVDVELVMYLFENSKMYGGAVILKSTESVAEKTIDFLAQRYIPIGNENDVYYFADNDVVAGVTVDSQLGLTVLYLEFTESENGRMDVKVAIKDGFEKLKSKR; encoded by the coding sequence ATGAAACTACAATCTACTCTACCAGCGGCCATTGGCGTGGCCATGCTTTTTTCATGTTCGAACGGAGATGAGACCCCGAACGACAATCAGATAAACCTTAGTGAATCATCTATTGAGATAGATGTAGACCAAGATATTAAGCTGGAAACCTCGTTTAACCGTGAAGGCTATTCTAATAATGAATTTGAATCTGACAGCCCAATAGTTGCCAGCGTAGATAGTGACGGTACTATCACTGGCAAAATTAAAGGAGAAACAACTATCCGTGTCACAACCAACGATGGCCAGTTCTCAGGAGAATGCCAAGTAAAGGTTAATCCAACTAATTTTCTATACGTAGAGCCCTTATTTGCTTTTGGGGAAGGTATGGAATACTTTAAAACACATGAGCAAAGGACGCTAGGCAATCAGTCCGATGATGGATTGGTGTTTAACGATTCAAATGTCGATGTGGAATTGGTCATGTACCTTTTTGAAAATTCCAAAATGTATGGCGGGGCGGTAATTCTAAAATCCACTGAATCGGTAGCCGAAAAAACCATTGATTTTTTGGCTCAGCGATATATCCCCATAGGCAATGAGAATGACGTTTATTATTTCGCCGATAATGATGTTGTTGCCGGGGTAACGGTTGATAGCCAGTTGGGCTTAACAGTGCTTTATCTAGAATTTACCGAAAGCGAAAACGGTCGTATGGACGTAAAGGTTGCTATCAAAGATGGTTTTGAAAAACTTAAGTCAAAAAGATAA
- a CDS encoding DoxX family protein encodes MKKDKIIYWAATWIIFLWEGVMPALTSHTELAVEGIRHLGYPDYFRVLLVIFKTLGGLAIILPMVPTRIKEWAYTGFGITLISACVSHWAVDGFGGQTLFPVIIFGILALSYLYYHRIQLPKSPSATGTTGTTKI; translated from the coding sequence ATGAAAAAGGACAAAATCATTTATTGGGCAGCCACTTGGATTATATTTCTCTGGGAAGGTGTGATGCCGGCCCTGACCTCCCATACAGAGTTAGCGGTAGAAGGAATCAGACACTTGGGTTACCCCGACTATTTCAGGGTGCTATTGGTCATCTTCAAGACGTTGGGAGGACTTGCAATTATTCTCCCCATGGTGCCCACAAGGATAAAGGAATGGGCATATACGGGATTTGGTATAACGCTGATTTCTGCCTGTGTGAGCCATTGGGCAGTAGATGGTTTTGGTGGGCAGACCCTATTTCCCGTTATAATCTTTGGTATACTGGCGCTATCTTACCTATACTACCACAGAATACAGCTCCCTAAAAGCCCCTCAGCCACTGGAACCACTGGAACCACTAAAATCTGA